The genomic region TGGGTTAGGACTGGCCGGGCGGTTGCCGGCCGCGTCGCACGACGGGAAAGCGGCACCGCGAACCACTCCATCGTGTCGTAGTCCGGCGTTTGATCCGGCAGTACGGTCGAATCGAGGACGGCCGCCTCTCCTACCAGCTCAGGATGACGACGGTGTGTGAGGGGTTCGGTCATGGCTGTAGACGTGCTCGATCTGTTGAAGGACGGGTTGCCGGAGAGTTCGGCGCCCAAGCGCCGGGTCGCGGTGGTCGGTGCCGGGATGGCGGGCTTGACGGCGGCCTTGCTGCTCAAGGAAGCCGGGCACGAGGTCACCGTCCTGGAGGGGCAGAACCGGTTGGGTGGGCGCGTCCTCACCCACCGGGGGTTCGCGGGTGACATGTACGGCGAGTTCGGCGCGATGCGCTTCCCGGAGCAGCACCCGTTGGTGCAGTGGCTCATCAGGGACAAGTTCGGCCTGGCGACCAAGCCTTTTCCGATGTACGACGAGGACACGTTCATCTACCTGCAGGGCAAAGGCGTGCGGCGGCGCGACTTCGACGCGGCCTCGTTCAGCTTCGACCTGTCGACGGCAGAGGCCGACAAGGCGCCGCACGAGCTGCTCCGGCACACCGTGCAGCCGCTGATCGACGTGATGGAGAGCGAGGGCCCGGACAAGGCCTGGCAGAAAATCCTCGTCGACTACGACAAGTACACGTTGTTGGGCTACCTCAAGGAGCGCGGGCTCGGTGACGGCGCGCTGTCCATGCTCGGCCCGCTGTTCAACCTCGAGGGCCGCTACCACTTCTCGCTCGTCGAGTGGTTCTCCCACTACTACGAGGACGTCTTCGGCGACCTCGTCTACATCGTGGACGGAGCCGACTCACTGCCTCGCGCGTTCGAGCCGTACCTGATGGACGACATCCGGCTCGGCGCGCAGGTGCACGGCATCGACCAGGACGAGAACGGGGTGCGCGTGCACGACCGCTCGGGCCGCCGATCGCACACCGTCACCGCGGACGAGGTGGTGGTGACCGTGCCGTTCGCGGCCTTGCGGCACATGGAGATCCAGGGCCTCGACCCGGACAAGTGGTACGCGATCCGCAACACTTACTACGGCCGCGCGCACAAGCTGTTCATGCAGTTCAGCGAACGGTGGTGGGAGAGCGCGTACGGCATCACACACGGGCTCACGGTGACCGACCTGGCCATCCGCAACATCGTCTACCCGCCGGCCGGCCAGGACACCCGCTACCGCAAGGGCGTGATGATCGCGTCCTACTGCTGGGAGCAGGACAGCATGCCCTACACGCCGCTGGCCGGCGAGGAGAGCGTGCAGCAGGCGCTGGAGGACCTGGTCAAGATCCACCCGGAGGCGCGGGACACCTTCGAGTTCGGCGTCTACAAGGACTGGGCGCTGGACTGGTACGCGTGCGGCATCGGCCCGTTGTTCCGCGCGTTCGAGATGAGCGAGGGCTTCTACGAGGACGTGATCCGGCCGGTGGGCCGGGTGTGGTTCGCCAACGATGCGTGCGACCGCCGCCACCGCCGCTGGGTGGAGGGCGCGCTCAAGGCCGCAGTGAAGAACGCCTTCGCCATCAACGAAGGCCTGCGCGACGAGATGCCCTGGAAGGACTAGCGCAGCAGGTGTCGGGCGTCGGGGGGGACATCGGCGCGGTCCTCCGGCCAGGGCAGAGGCGCCGAGAAGGTCGGCGCCCCGCCCGGCCACCTCGGCGAAGGCTGTGTTGAGGCGGGCTTTGGTCAGCCACGTCCGCAGCCGCCCGTCGTCGTCCGCGAGGTAGCGCTCGCGTCGCCTGCCCAGGTGGCGCTCGCGGCGCGGCACGCCCCAGGTCTTCCAGGTGGCCGACGACCTCGGACACCGATGTCGGGCCCGCGCCACCAGCGCGGCCGCAGCGAGCAGGCGTCGTCGAGGTACTACTTGATCTCCAGTCTTTGACCAGATCGGCAGGTCGATCACCGAGTCGAAGCCTGTTGAGTGATCCGCACGGGTCAGTGTTCGCCGTGAACGGCGTGGCGGCGTCCATCGTCCACGCGGTTTCCATGCGACTCGGATCGCGCGGCAGCGAAATGGACGGATTCGCCGGGTGAACACATACGGAAAGTGTCATCGCTTTTCCCCCATTTGGCGCGCCATTGCGGGTTTACAGTGTGATCCGGTCATGTCCCGGATGTGGGGAGTGCTTTGATGAGGGCGATGAGAACGGCAGGGTTGTTGTCAATGGTGCGACGGTCCTTGACGGGCGCCGTGGTCGCGTTGATGGTGGCAGCCGGAGTTGCGGTCAGCGCGCCCGCGGCTCAGGCGGCGACCGAGCTGCTGTCCTGTGTGGGCAGCGGCGCCAACACGTACCAACCAGGGGTGACCGCGCAACCCAAGGTCGTCTCCATCACCTCCAGCGCCGAGTACGACTCCTGCGTTTCCACCGGATCCCCCACCGTCACCTCCGGCGGGTACGCGAGCGCGGCCAACGGCCTGGTGTCCTGCCTCGGCGGCGGCGTCTCCATCACCGTGACCATCACATGGAACACCGGCGAGACCACCACCGTGGCCGCAGTCGGGCTCGTGGTGCTGCGGCCCGCGAACGAGGTTGTCGTGGTCTACCAGGGCACGGTGACCGCGGGCAGGTTCACCGGAGCCACCGTCGTGATGACCGCGGCGCTGCTCAACACCACACCGGCTCAGTGCTTCACCGCTGAAGGCGTCACCGGCACCAGCGGCCCCGCCAACATCACCATCACCCAGCTCGCCTGACCCGACCGCCTCTCGGATTCACCGGTACTCGGACTCGCCAGGGATTCCGATCCGCCAGCTCAAGGCTGCCCTGATGACCACATCAAGTGACAGAACCTTCGTCGATGACAACGACCAGCTCCATCTTTCACCACCGAGATCGATGTCACTTCACAAAGAATAATCCCGCCCACGTGCGACTCCTTGCAGACACCCACGGACAGTGTTCCACCACAAGCCGTTCAGCCGATTGAGAGCGAATGAACGGATCGCAAGACTGGATTCGTTCATCACCTTCTGGAGAACAGGAATCCTCATGCGTCTGCGTTCCTTGTCCGTCGCCGTGGTCGGCGGGCTCCTCGGCGCCGCAGGACTGTTTCACGTGCCCGCTTCGGCTTCCGCGGTGGACGTCAACTGTGCCCTGGGCACCCAGGTCGGCACCTACTCCCCCGGCATGACGCTGCTGCCCAGACACATCGATTTTCACGCCACCGGCACGCTGGGCGGCTGCGTGTCCCCCAGCCATCCCGAGATCACCGGCGCGACCTTCACCTCACTGGTCAGCGGTACGTTCAGCTGCCTGGCCGGCTCCACCACCAACACCTCGACCTACCACTGGAACACCGGGCACAGCAGCACTGTCCGAGGTGGCTTCGAGGTCAACCTCAAACCCGGCGGCACCACCGTGCTCGTCCTGACCGGCACCGTGGTGGACGGGCTGTTCCAAGGCGCAACCGTTGTGCAGACCAAAGTCCTGCCCGCCACCGATCTCACCGCCTGCCTCACCCCCCAGGGCTTGACCAGCGTCAGCGGCACTGTCACCTTCACCGCCGTCCTCTGAACCGCCGATTGATGGGAAAGAGAGATCCTCCGGCGGTCTCGCAGAACACCGCATTCAGCCGGTCCGGCGAGACCGAAAACGCGGTCGCCACTCGAGCCAGGCCGCGTTCCACACTGGTCTGATCGAGCGTCATGGCCTCGCCCACCCGTTCGGGTGCTTACTTCCCGAGCAAGTCGCAGCAGACGGCTCGCGCTTGACTGGTCATCCAGGACCAGCACCGCGGTTGTCGCTCCGCGCAAAGCCATCGGGGTCGCCGGGTTGGCGGACGGGGATGAGGGTGGCGGTGCCAGTCATGCGCAGCAGGCTAGCTGAGCAGCAGCTGCGATTACTGGATACAAGACTCAGTGTCGTGCTCGCGTGCGTTCCGCGCAGCAGGCCAACTCGCAGGCGTCTCCGAGTATCTCGCCGCCGCCGTCGCGCGGTGGTGCCTGCTTCAGGCAGGCACCACCGTTCCAACATCACGACAACAACTTGACGACCTCGCCAGCTAAGGCCGCGAGCTGGACCAATGCTCCAAGCTGCAGCACCAAGCGCTCGGATTCTTGGACGCCTGCCGATGGTGGTCTGGAGGCTCGTTCTGAGGCTTCTCACCGTCCACACGGCACACTCTGGTCTCCGTCCGGCCGTCCGCTGCGGGTGGGCGCCGGTTCCCAACCCGATCGGAATTGGGAACCGGTGCCTAACGCATGGGCCGGACGAAGTTCAGGAGACCCGCCGCAAGTCGTGTTCATGGTGGTGTGGCCGGCATACGACAGCTATC from Lentzea guizhouensis harbors:
- a CDS encoding flavin monoamine oxidase family protein; this translates as MAVDVLDLLKDGLPESSAPKRRVAVVGAGMAGLTAALLLKEAGHEVTVLEGQNRLGGRVLTHRGFAGDMYGEFGAMRFPEQHPLVQWLIRDKFGLATKPFPMYDEDTFIYLQGKGVRRRDFDAASFSFDLSTAEADKAPHELLRHTVQPLIDVMESEGPDKAWQKILVDYDKYTLLGYLKERGLGDGALSMLGPLFNLEGRYHFSLVEWFSHYYEDVFGDLVYIVDGADSLPRAFEPYLMDDIRLGAQVHGIDQDENGVRVHDRSGRRSHTVTADEVVVTVPFAALRHMEIQGLDPDKWYAIRNTYYGRAHKLFMQFSERWWESAYGITHGLTVTDLAIRNIVYPPAGQDTRYRKGVMIASYCWEQDSMPYTPLAGEESVQQALEDLVKIHPEARDTFEFGVYKDWALDWYACGIGPLFRAFEMSEGFYEDVIRPVGRVWFANDACDRRHRRWVEGALKAAVKNAFAINEGLRDEMPWKD